CAGACTTCCCCTTCACACATTGGTTTCACATGATTCATTGATACTCATTATATGAtcaatgaatatataatatcGTTGCATAAaagatattatataataaactgTATAGCCCTAGTTCTATAATTGTTTAAGTCTCATTGATCTCAACGACCATGAATTGCATAAAAGATAGCTAGTTTCTCATATCTAGTAGCTTGAACCCAATACATAATACAACATTGGAATCCCGGTCTTACCAATACATCTTCTAAACCGGAATAACCTAGATGAAAACCAATGcgagaagaataaaaaaaaccgGAAAACCAAATCCAATTCTACTAGACCCGGAGAACCAGACCTTAACGTCATCAATCACAGGTCCACACAAGGAACTCATATCGTCCGTCCTCGTATTGTAATAAACGCTGTAGAAAGCTATCCTGGTACGGTCAGCTTTCGCCGTAAAATTCACTTCCGATACTTCGAAACTCGAGTTCGCTTGCGCCATATAATGGAAGTTCTGTGCTTGATCTCCAGCAAAAGCCATTACAGCTAATGGTTCCTTGCACTTGTCACCTGCATGACCCAATGAGAATGACAGCTTATACGGAGCGTTCGCTTTTGTCTCAACCATTTGAGAAATGATGCCTTCTTTGCCCGACAGAAGCTCTATAGCCCGCTTCCCCTCAGGAACAGAAAAGTGGTCCGAGTCAATAAACCGGACTGCTCTGTTCGATTCCACTGTCCATCCAGGAAGCGACGATATATATTCGTCGAGGCTTGTCGGAAGCAGAACACCTAATGTCGTGTTCCTAAACATCCATGGACCTTCTTCAAAATCCCCATTAATCACTGCATTACCTGTAAAAGTACAACAtttacgtttgttttttttactaatgttAGTATGTTACATTAAGggattagttttaaaaaaacttgaaacGTTACCTTTTGGTTTAGCAGGAGTGAAGAGCTTCTTAACGGCAATGTCATCAAGGATAGGTCCACAAGTAGGATCATCCTCCATGTCAGGATTCCTAAAAACCAACCTGACGCGATCCACAACCGCTTCAAACGCCCATGCATATGGATCCCAGCCTTGAACGCTGTACAAAGTTTGCAAGTCAATGGTCTGCGACGCCATCGGTTCATCGGAAGAATCCACCGAAACGTTCAGCGACTCTAACTGCGCACACGTGCGAGCCGCGCTGAACGTAACGGAGTAGACTGAACCTTTCTCAACCATCAGTTCTTGGCTGATCTCTGCATCGTTTCCTAATCTAACAGCGTGACGACCTTCAGGCACGATCAGGATCATCCCGCCTTGTTTCTGACCGGATTTGATTAGCTCCACCGTGCCGTCAGATCGCCAGCTCGGGATCTCTGAGGCTTCGTTGATGATCCCGTCGTCATCAGGGAAGCCATTCGACGGTGGAGTCTCGAAGTCGCCGTTAACGACTAAGcctggaacaacaacaacaaaattagttaaaatatcTATTGATAAAAAAACGTAATTAATAGCGGAATTTAAGAAATTGGTATcagaaaaatgaaatatgaCAAAGACgtataacaaaaagaaacagtGAAGGCAAAGAAGGGAGACACGAGAATTGAACCATTTCATATTTCGGACCCATGCATTAAGTATCGGTGTGGGTGGGTCTCTCAACATTCATATGACTAGAATAGAATATGTGGTCTTGTGTCTACAGTTACAAGTACCCTTTTCCTCAGGGAAGGTAAACaaatgttgctttttttttttttttttccgaacaaaccccatatattaagttatcggcAGGTGACTCTCTTCGAGAGAGAGCCAGTTGGGTACCGacgagcttacatgggaaaaacagaaaccacATGCTCTTGCACCTTTCGCAAGTTTATCAGCACGGATATTTTCCTCTCGGGAAATGAATCTAATACTAAAGCTAGCAAATTTATCTCTGAAATGAGCAAAATCCTTCAGTTCCGAGGAAAAAGTTGGCCAATCATCAATATTAGACGTCATCAGCAGGATATCCGAGCAATCCGTGGCAAAAAGAACTTTATCCACGTCCAATGCCAATAAGCACCTCATAGCCCAAACAAGTGTGTCCAACTCTGCATGTAAAGGTGAGAGGCTACGTCGCGATCCTTTTAGCCCCAAATGTAAGATTCTATCACCAATAGACGCAATCCAACCGTGTCCACTCCTATCTACCTCTGTATGCCAAGATCCATCGATAAAGCAGACAATGGAATCTTGTGGGATTGGGATCGGAGGTATGCCCGCGCCTACCACCACTGGTGGTGTGTCTCTATTGTTTGCTCTTCtccatacttcttcttcttgggtaGCTTTCTCCAAAGTATCTTGTGGAGattcagagatattttcaaagactttcttatttcttgccttccaaatgtaccacatca
The Camelina sativa cultivar DH55 chromosome 6, Cs, whole genome shotgun sequence genome window above contains:
- the LOC104792204 gene encoding uncharacterized protein LOC104792204, yielding MVLYNNISWRSVSMLMLLLGLSIVAAADSAGKTSPVEDGLVVNGDFETPPSNGFPDDDGIINEASEIPSWRSDGTVELIKSGQKQGGMILIVPEGRHAVRLGNDAEISQELMVEKGSVYSVTFSAARTCAQLESLNVSVDSSDEPMASQTIDLQTLYSVQGWDPYAWAFEAVVDRVRLVFRNPDMEDDPTCGPILDDIAVKKLFTPAKPKGNAVINGDFEEGPWMFRNTTLGVLLPTSLDEYISSLPGWTVESNRAVRFIDSDHFSVPEGKRAIELLSGKEGIISQMVETKANAPYKLSFSLGHAGDKCKEPLAVMAFAGDQAQNFHYMAQANSSFEVSEVNFTAKADRTRIAFYSVYYNTRTDDMSSLCGPVIDDVKVWFSGSSRIGFGFPVFFILLALVFI